gactccACTGACTTCCGctgtatatggacacaaaagtactaaaacatttctaaaaatatcttcttttgtgttacaaaaAAGTTTcgtgtacaggttttgaatgacacgagggtaaaTAAAcgacagactttttattttgggtgaactatccaatGTACTAATGAAACTTATTCTAAAAGGTTACTGATCattgtttatttgaaataaacagTCATTGTTTAGTAAAAGAGgttaacatttaatttacttAAATCGGTTGTGCACTATTAATTGCATTGTCAACCATCTACAGCAAATACTGTAATGTATTTTGTGCGCTTCACTCCATTTCTCAATAAAATTATTGTACAGTAAGTACACAAGTTGTTactcattttttactttttaccaCAGGGCGTCGCTGTTGTCACTTGTGCTTTATTACACTTACATTAGTGATTAATGGAAAAAAcgattgtttattaaataaacgtttattgtCATTTAATAAAACGCACAATCTTAACATTAACCTAAACAAAATATACGGGGTGGGTCCGCTATTTACGTTGTTTACTGTTTGTCGCCTGTATTTTGTGAGGTTGTGTCCACACAACACAACCGTGGGTGCGTCACACTCCTTCTGACGTCGCAAACGAAAGACGCGAACAACTTAAACACACCGTCAGTTTTTGCCATTATTAAGAGTGGATCTTTAAAAGTTCCGAGTCTCTTACAGGAATAAAAGTTGCCATGAACTTGCCACAGTGGTTAATGTTTTGTTCGACTCCATGCggcgctctcgcggtactttgatgtcatatacCGATAGATCTGGGCAGACTGCGCCGTTGGTGTAATGGCAGCGTTCGCGTCGCTAGCAGTGTAACGTAGATGTAGTGAGTGAGCAACCACAGCAACAGGCACCGAAAGCCGCAGAACCGGTTAGACATCTCAAAACCCGGAAGACGCGCGTGTAAGAGATGGGAAGATCTTTCTTCATTTTACTTgattaaactttatttaaatcacAAAACTTCGACATCTGTCAGTTGCTTCATTACGCACTACAGCTTCGATCAGGATGGCAGCGTCCGCGATCTTCATCCTGGACCTGAAAGGCAAGGTAAGAGGAGCGTGTGCACCTGTCAGAGGATGAATAAAGGTCATATTCTTCCTATAATCTCAGGACAGTGTCACTTTATATGAAGCCTATAAACAGGTACCGGAGcttttaaaactaatttagaagGTAAATTACACGTGATAACTTTAGGCTTTTCTAAAACATCTCCAGtctgtattttttgtcattGAGTTGATACACTATTGAAATCACTTCATTGAAGGtatctttttacagtgtactttatAGCTGTATATGATCCAATGTTCTTAAAATAATCACAGAGGTATTTTCCAAAGGCATTAGAAAGTTCCTCTAGTAgtagggatgcactgatatgtaaattttggccgataatcgatatattggccgctatatagtatctaaatattaatataacattttctgagaccgaaacaaaaggcaaaaagtggacaactgcttttatttgaaaacattgactgcagaaaacaagcttaccattagttctcttttttcccaGAAAATCacgtaccaagcctactttacactagttaaagattctttaactattaaacttttctggtatttttatatatatttaataaattaattatagatgttcttccagagcaacccagaaaagtgttcttaatagccacatgtctaactaGTGTCAAGAGAGAAAGCATTCATTCTTTTGTTCCtctaatttacacattcataaatatgtaCACACTGTACCTACATTAACactgttttgctaataacactaagtgaatgatcatgaaaGAAAGACAGtgctgtactggattttaactgtgagcagtgtgcagctgaagtggtttaaccagagaaaatgattaatcatttatcggctataacgtatcggcctaaattttatttttcggccgataccgataacactaaaaatgacaatttatcggccaataccgatatggccaataatttatcgtgcatccccaTCTAGTAGCCTAAATAACAGCACCAAAAAATGGCAACCTTTTGTGacactattacattttttttttctttggacATCTACCGTGGTGGAACTACGGTATTTCTTACTGTGCTTTGTGGTatcacatacatactgtatttattttatcGTAGTTATTCATAATATATGTCAAAGTGGGCTACCATGATGATATCATCTGAAATTGTACCATGGTACCACCGCCACTTTTTTAAGTGATGAAGAAAATGAAGCGTACTATGGCTTTATCATTTAAACGTTTTGTTttcaagtttttcttttttgcattcATCGTATTATTAATTATCCTATCAAAGCAACTGGAACGGaatgtgtaataataataaatcagaAGATAAATCTAATATGTAAAGTCAATCTGTCCAGTTTGTAAAGTCAATCTGTCCCTTTTCCAAACGATAAATAAAAATTTCTCACACATTTCGATTGACCCTTGCTCTTGTTTAAGCTAAGCTTGATGAGTTTAAATTGAGACACAGAACACATAGCTTTGGTGAAGAATGTTGAAAGTGGGGTTGATGTGGGTGGATAAAAGTGTTTCAATGAAAACAGAGCCCCGGGACTCAGTGGAATGGATTATCCTCAAATACACCCCTGGATTTCAACGCTGCTGATGAAAGCGTTCTTGTGTGTGCCCTAGAGCAATCCAATATTTCCATCTGAAGGAAAATCTCAGTATCATCCGCCTTAAAAGACATTCATTCATTGATCTTTTAAGTTTGACCCTGCTACACCTTGACTGCTTTTGATATTAGAGTTAGTTTTTTAAACATCAATGAAACAAATGCGCCCTAGatgttaaatatttgattgtatGTATTGGGGGGATTATTGCACTGAATATATGTTTCATAGCCTTTGTCGATCATACTTTGATGCCATAAGGCACATATTTTATCAACAGCCTGTCATGACTGTGCGTGAACAGAGACTTCGGCGACTCAATTGCGGGAAATGAATAGGTCTTTATTGAAAAGTTTCCACAAGAATCCACCAAGAGACACCGGCCTAGGAACCACGTGAGTCCGCGGGGAGAACCCTCGACCCGCCGGCCGTTTCTTGCCCGAGAGAGGTGGTCGCTGGTGAAGAGATGCCGGAATGTAGAGAGCAGGACGAAGGCACTCCACGAattcgacaaaacaaaacacacccacacaagacacaaagccatgacaagactgagatcacgaCACAGCCTGTCTGATAGTCGCCAAAACAACTTTGAGAAACTCTTTATTCACAGAGCTAAGCCATCGAATGTCAAGGTTATCTTCAAGTGTTTAAGCCTTTGTTGGTCATCTATTTATAGCCCTGAAGAATGCATATTTGCACTTTATGCACAAAAATATCTTGTATCTTATCTGCTCAGCACAACCAAAATTTACTGTAATATAAGTTCTAGTACTTAAACCATGGAACGCATGTCTGTCTGTAAGTTATGCTTCTTGTTCCTGTGCATTTTAGGGAAATTGAAAGAAATTATTTCGTACATAGAGCAGTTTTAGTGTTACTGCGATACACACCATATAATCCCTTTAtcttttttactgtatattgctaTAGAAAGGTCATGTTAGACATAAGATGGTTTGTTACTTGTTTTGTCAGTTACAAAGTAGGCCTAAATGTAGAAATTGTGGACAGTTTCAAGCTTTCAACTGTGTTTCCTTCACCAAGGTGCTCATATGTCGGAACTACATGGGCAACATTGAcataaatgtgattgacaacTTCATGCCCATAATGATGAAGAGTGAAGATGATGCTGATTTGTCACCTGTGGTGATTCATGGCTCCACCCACTTTCTCTGGATCAAGCACAGCAACCTGTACCGTATCCTCCATCAGCTTTGATCTcaagttaaaaatgtaaacctCCACTTCTTTCATGAATGTTTAGGAGACTGTCCTAATGACACTGCAAATGAGCAGCACGCTTGCCCCTTAACAGATGTTACTCAGTGGTTGCCATTACAAAGAAGAATACTAATGCTGCCCTTGTGTACTCCTTCCTGTACAAAATAGTGGAGGTAAGTGTGTTTCATATCTATCAAGTGACAATGACTTGCACAGCACGACACCTTGTAGGCTCTGTAAACAGAAGAAAGATACTTGTAATACATGCATTTGCAAGTGTGTGTTATAGCCTTATGATGTAAGAACTTACTAGCATGTGTGGGTGTGATATTGCATTTACACAACGGTTTAATGGAAAATAAGTAAGGAATAACCAAGGAGTGGCCCAAAAAGCTACCATTCAGTATCTCCCATTGCTAGTTCCACGTCCGGATTACTCATTTATAAAGGTCACGATAGAAGGAAAATTGGCTTGGGCTATGGGAATTTCTGGCTTGGAATATCAGAActcttgtccaatcaaattaGATGACCAGACGTTACTGTTATTATATgatgatttatatatttatttgtttgcagGTGTTCACAGAATACTTCAAATCGATGGAAGAAGAGAGTATCCGGGACAATTTTGTGACAGTGTATGAGCTGATGGATGAAGTCATGGACTTTGGCTTCCCTCAGACCACTGACAGCAAGATCTTACTGGAGTAAGTGCTTTCAGATAGCACTATTTATGTAGTGGCTATAAGGGGGGGGGACATTCACTATTCATAAGTCACTGACTGTACATGCTCTGTGCTCAGCGCACAGTTTCACCATGTATAAATATTCATTCCTTATTCATAGTACACAGAGAGATGATCAGACTAGTGGAGAAGAGACAGATCAGCTGTAGCTTTTCTTGTAGAACTTTAAAAATGACTGTCATTTAACAATTAGATTGTTGATCTTCTAGTTTCTATAAATTACTGGAATGAACTGaaattaaaggggtagttctTAGAAGGGGTAAAGGGGTAGACACacattttttgtcatcatttactcaccctcttgtcatatcaaacctgtatggctttcttttttttaaagaacgcaaaagaagatattttagtGTCCCTACAATGGAAGTAcgtaccgctgttgttcagttgccaacattctttaaaatgtattctcttgtgttctgcagaagaaagaaaggtcACATAACTATAAAGGAGATCAGAGAAATACACCAATGTAATATTCTTTAGAGATCTGCTAGTTGTAGTACAGTAGTTATGGCTtacaacactttttttttaagtcttaTCTCATCAAACTCTTGGGGTCTTGGGGCCGGTAGCTGTTATTGATTACATACTCATAATTCTCAGTCAGTTCATAAAATATCCGTCAACTTTATGATTGCTTATCAGACTCAGGCAAGCATTTACTGACAGCAACACAAATTTTGAGCTGCTGAAGACACttgggacacacacacacaaacacatgtttgtttttatacattgtgtGGACTTTTCATAGACATAATGACTTATgctgtacaaactgtattttCTATCCCCTCACCCTACCCTAAAACCAAATCCTTGCATAAACCTTTTTGCATCTTTACACTttcaaatatgtatttatatttagtttcattttatttgtggTTCCTTTTACATTGTGGTGATTGCTTGCTGTAGGACGACTATAGATGATTAATACTTTAAGCATAACTGTGGGGACATTTGATGTTtactcattttattattatcattttcttTTGGTGTGTGTTGCTAAACATTACATACTGGAACATAAGGGATggaaatacaaaaaagaaaaaaacaaaatcaggtGTTTGTCTGTTCTCTCAGCATTCTAACACCAGAGCTCTGTTTACATAGCATCTGAAGTTACTTGCTTCACCgacttattttaatttaaatctaATTAGATCTGAAAAGGTGAGTCTGTGACACATCAGATAGCAGAATGTCACCATGGCAAATATTGATGCAAAGTTAATCATTAGGCTAATACAATCGTTAGACTGCACACGGACCTTTTTTAATGCTAATTGATGGGGTTTGTTGGTGATCAATGTTACTTTGGCCTGAATACTTCTTTTTATTTCCACACCAGGTACATAACGCAGCAAGGGCATAAGCTGGAAGTGGGTGCTCCACGTCCCCCAGCTACAGTAACCAATGCTGTGTCGTGGAGGTCAGAGGGCATCAAATACCGGAAAAATGAAGTCTTTATGGATGTTATTGAGTCTGTCAATTTACTGGTGagctattaaaatatatatttaaatatgctAGATGTGGGTTGACCAGGATTTTGCCAGAAAGACGTGTTCTGGCATCAATAGCCTTGTTGGTTCTGGAACGACTGGTTTATCAACCAATCAAATTCTAGGGTGTGGTTTAGAATTATACTTAGGtcttgtcatgattctgtcccatcatgtcatgtctttcttggtcttgtggcagaatcatggcaaaGCCTCTCTCTGgtcttgtctctgttcccgccctctcctTCCTCATTTAGCtctccattagtgtttcatcccccacacctgttcccttgttaattatcctctgTCTGTCCCCCTATATAATATCCTcctgtctattgtcctgtgctaGTTCGTTGTGCTTGTGTGCTTGTTTGAGTGTGTGCCCTGTCTTTGCCAAGTCGTGTGACTGTTCGGATCAAGTGGATTTTCCTTACCTTGTGGTGATCTTGTTTCCCCAGTTCTGTCTGTAGTGTGAGTGTTAGTAAATATAATCCctcttattaaattatatattattgtgtttcgGTAGTGATAAAATTTGGGGAGAGGAAGAATATTCcaaaactttctgaaattacaatatgaaaattaactgcacaattactagaaataaatttaaaatttgcatacataaacattttctggaaaaaaaacaaatttttgtttatgtttccaACTCCGATTTTGCaccaattctgtagaatggcccattGACCCGTCGGGTCTAATTTTATGTGAAACGTCAGTTAACTTTGACATAATTTTACTTCAACCTACCTAAAGGTATAATAAGTACATAAAGTTAGCTGCAATGTTATATTTCAgtcagagatggcgatatagaagCAAgcgttacggattgcagctttaattaattactgtgtttgtttatattggtGTTGTGTACCCCAATGCACAATACAAAATGTTACGCTCGAATGAGACTGTGTCATCAGAATTTAGCTTTTGACCACCATGGCTTCGATTCTGTGTGAAAGTGCATGATCGTGGGATCCGTGAGCACCAATAGCTCATGCACACTTTGGTCAAAATGGTAGATGTGTGAATAAGAGTGTAAACACTGCATGCGTGTATAATTCTGTTTAATGTTTCCTAGATATCTTACTTTGGTTATGAGCATAATCACATTTACATACTCACAATGTCCTTTTTACAtgagcttaaagtgatagttcacccgaaaatgaaaattctgtcatcaccctcaagttgctccaaacctgtataaatatctttctgctaaacacagaggaagatatttggaagaatgttagcaattttcagttctgtgacataattctcttttatattttaaaattgtatatatatttttttgttttgttgaatacaaaattagatattttgaagaatttaggaaagcgaCCTGGGGATCCTTTGACctaccatttaaatttttcctactatgtttgtcaatgatgtcccagaactgaaaattgctagcattcttccaaatatcttcctttgtgttacgcagaacaaagtaatttatacaggttaggAACAACTAGAGGTAAATCTatagagtaaatgatgaaagaagtttcatttttgggtgaactatcacttgcaGTTGTATtgccttaaaatattttttctatacTAATCTaccattttatttctttattacagatttgttttttagttttagaGTCATGTAATGTGTGACATAAAACAGCCCACGCTATCACTCCATCATCCTATTTTACCTCACCTCAACCTCCCTCATGTTCCTCAGGGTTAAGGTCCAGATCTCCAGACTTCCTTAGATTGAGAGAAGTAGGAAACAGCTGCCCCCAAGTTCTTGTTGCCTTTCTATTCAGATTCTTAACTCTCCGCATCCCCCTCGACCCTCCGACCGGACTGGCTTTTGATGGATTCATTAGTGCTCCTCGGGGTCAGAATCTAGACGTTTGAAGACAGTAGCTCTGTGTGACACCACTCTCCCGATTAAGAGCTGAACCACGTCTCATTGCTTTCTAATGCAGCATTGCTATTCATCCATGCAGATTTCAGTTTTCTCGCTCAGGCTTTTGCTGCCTCTTGTATTCGAGAGATATTCACTTATTATGGACTTTGAAGACCCTTTTTTGTCTACCTTTTAAAGCTTCAGCTGGTACAGTTGAAATATTTTACCGTTAAATATTTAGTCGTATCTTGCAGTATCTCAACCCCCTCTCTGCAAGAGAATTATTACACAAATCACTCGGTTACTCTCTTGCCTGGCAGAGCGTAATAAATTTGTGGCGGCAGTAATGGGGGGTGATGCAAATTTGTACCGCGTCACCTTCAgtcctgttttaaaaaaaatctctattTGTGTTCCCTGTAGGTCAGTGCTACAGGCAGCATTCTGCGGAGCGAGATTTTGGGCAGCATCAAACTCAAAACCGTTCTATCAGGCATGCCTGAGCTGAGGCTGGGATTAAATGACAAAGTGCTCTTTGAGATCACTGGCAGTGAGTACACACATCTTTGACTAAACTTTCTTAAAACTGACCTTGAACTATAAACTATGTTTTCTAATTGTGGCTAGCGGTTATTGTATCCTTTTTTTTATGAAGCATGTCATTTGCACTTGTTAGGTAGATTTCATTCCTCTGATTCTCTGCTTGTAATCTCCACCCCAGGCGTAACCCAGCAGGGGTCAGTCTGTCTCATTGTAGACCAAAACTCATTCTGCATTCTGCAGTGTGAATGAAACTGCATTCAAGATCAGGGCCACACCAGTTTCACTTCAAATTAACTTCGTGTTACAATGATTGTCAATTGAAATGGAATATAAAATAggatattaataaaaatgtgaccTAACTGAACATCTAATTTGTTGTGTAATCCAAGATTCTTTTATTgattttgaaaaaagtaaaaaaacagaaaagctgTATTTATCAAACAAACAGTATTTGCATTACTGGATATATAAGTATGTAATAATAGCTTGTTGACCATACCAACGGTTAAGTTTTACTTCAGCAAGAAACCGCTCAATCAGATATGGTTTCAGGGAAATAAAATAGACCTGTCACTTCCTGTCCCACTTCCGACTATGAAGTTGCATTTTGCCATTGACTTTTGTAAACAGGGCTAGAAGGTGCTGTTCTGGTCTTGCATGGGTTGATTTATGACCTAATgtcaatataacatttttttatattttgtcttgtcaGTGGAATAAAATtagaaaacagagaaacactGCCCTCTCCAGGCTCAAATTTGCAAAGGcaatgaaaaagtttttttttttcatttactttgTTTATAAGATAGACCAAACAACAAAAAGGTCATCACGTGTAGATATTATCAGAAATTAaacaatttcatttcattaaaaacatatatCAGAATAAAGATTTAAAGAAGAATTTTAATTATGGATAATTAAGAATATGTGTCTATTAGTTAACAAAAGTAGTTAGTTAACATGatcgttttttttaaaataaataaatagaagtaTTTGTTGTGCATTATGCATAATGTTTCTTTGCTTGGTCTCCTTTGGACCCCATTTATGTTAATGGAGCCACAGATATTGCAAAAACAGttctattatatataattatattaacataatataaaactttaaacctttaaaaGTTCTTTAAATGTACAAAGTACAGGGCAAACCTGCTCTCAAACTGCGGACAAATCAAACGATGTGTATAGGCAAAAGCTACCTGTAGTTCTAAGTGCAAATCACTTTCCCAGAAGCCTTTGCCTGTGGACCCAGGGGAGCCAATCAGAGAGCTATAAGAGActattctaacccctccccgaCCTTTAGTCCCTGTGGTTGATGTCATCAATAGGCTCCCAGCAGGCCTTCGCTGCAGCACAGGACACCGAGCTCTAGATCTTCAGATGTGACCTCTGTGTTCTCGCTAATACCTCTGAGAGCTCTTTGATGTTCCACTGTAAATGTCACTCCTACATCGAGCGGAAtatattcataaatataaaGAGAGTCACATGCACTCATTCTCTCACGGTTCACAGGCTCCTGCTCTGAGCGGTCTGCTGACATCCCACAGCTCTGGGGTGTTAGTGAGTTTGGGGCTCAGAGGCCCTGAATCATTAAGAAACTCTTCTGTAGTCACCGCCTGCCTCTTTGCTGAGGTCAAACAAATAAACTACCTCCACGGCTACCTGTGCAGAAAAATGCCCTTGTTTGCAATTTCCAGGAAAGGCATTAGCAAGCTTTGTGAGTGTATGTaggcgtttgtgtgtgtgtgtgtgtgtgtgcttttcaGCTTGATTTACAGCTTTATACACACAATAATCTTCAGTGATCACTTTTCTTATATTACAATTTACGCATGTCTCTGGACATCTATTTCTCTGGTTTCTCTTAGGAGAAAAGAATAAATCTGTGGAGCTGGAAGATGTGAAGTTTCATCAGTGTGTGCGTCTGTCACGTTTCGAGAACGACCGGACTATTTCTTTTATCCCACCCGATGGAGAAAGTGAACTCATGTCTTACAGACTTAACACCACGGTCAGCATGCCCACCTCCTTTCCGATTCTTATTACtgtaatgtgaaaaaatatttttattacatcatTATTTGTAGTACTgacttgtaaataaaaaaacattgtattaaagggataagTCACCCACTAATTaatattctttcatcatttactcatccacaTGTCGTTCCAAACATGAATGAATTTCTTCTGCTttacacaatagaagatattttgaagaatggccCCCATTGAATGAACAtgggcccccattgacttccattgtatggacacaaaaccacctagacatttctcagaataacTTCATTTGTTtctcacagaagaaagagtcatatacacatgagggtgaataaataatgaatgtttttatttttgggtgaactattcctttaaagttcatttttattgtgaaACAAAAATCGATTATTACAATAAGAATCTAATAAGAAACGTCACTGTTACAAACAAAGTTTTACATTACATCCTGATACGTATGTTGTATAGTTTTGggatgaaaaatgttttatttttgcagtaataatgcattgtaaatgttatttattttatgtctcAATTCTTTTCTCTGTCATGGCTTTATTCTGACAGGTAAAGCCTCTAATATGGATTGAGAGCGTAATAGAGAGGTTCTCTCACAGTCGAGTAGAGATCAAGGTTAAGGTAGAGCTCCACACATCCACACACTCATTCATGCTCCATCTACACACTTCACTGATTCCAGCTCTGCCTCCTCCAGCATACACCCTGCTTTCAGTAATTAGCTTTCAGGCTTGTAGCTTGGCGAATGGCTCTTAGTTTACCTGAGCTGTGTCCAAAGAATTGTCAGAATCTGACATAAACACGGTTTGTCCTATTGCCCTTGCTGCACCCAAACTTGAGCTATTTTACAGTTTAGCTATAAAAGTTTTGCTGTGGCACTAGGCTACTTAAAGTGTTCTGTGTGAAGTTGTGCTATAGTTCGTCCATCTGTTGTCCAGGCCCGGAGTCAGTTCAAGAGCCGTTCCACTGCCAACAACGTGTCCATTCTGGTGCCCGTACCCAGCGACGCTGACTCCCCCAAATTTAAGACCACCACAGGTCAGGCTAAATGGGTTCCTGAGAAGAATGCTGTGGAGTGGAATATTAAATCCTTCCCTGTAAGTGATCCTGAGATGTCTTAGATCTTCAACCCTGTTTACACCTGGTATTAAAATCTGTTTGTGGTGATCCGATTGCAAGTCGAGATGGATTGGTGTTTACATCTGGTAACAAAGCAAACGCGTTTCCCATTTCCACTTGCGATCGTGTTACGAGGGAATGGTCTCTAATTCCCagactactgtatatacaacaGTGTGTTACTTCATGCTGGAAAAGGACAAAAAGAAAATCAGAAAAGTGTAAATTTGATGTTATGAAAAAATTTCAGTGGCTTTGTCAAGGTACATGAATAAGATAAAAGTCCTTGTGCTTTCTAGACGTGATCTGTCAAGGTCCATGTTGGTTTTTGCGCACGTGTCCTTTGATCCTAgggtttacaataaaaatgatgtgaATGATGTAGCTTTCATCCGagatcacaaaacattttggcTCACCCTTAATTATTTCTGTGCGGTTTGATCAGATTGCcagatattcattttaatatagaGTGAAAACAGGGTCCATGTGTCATTGTTTTGGGAACAAGTCTCCAAGTTATTTGATCTTATATTCTGATTCGGAACTGCTTGTATAATTTTTAATTACTTtgataattttttatattttttgaacCGCTTGTTTGCAAATCCATGGTTTTTGCGTTCATTTAAATACACACTGGGACTGTTGTATTACTACTCACTAGTGACTGTAAGTGTCTAACAGCCAGAGGATAAATTCAGCGATGGAATAATGTCTGAGTGGTCACTTATAGAGAATATAAAGAATCTCAAGGCTGTTTCACACCCATTAACTAGAAAATTTAATAATCCCTCTAATGTAAGAATTTAGAACTGATTATTCAAAGCAATTTTGCAGATTAAAGTGGGAAGCTGATTCTTGTAGAACATTCAGACATCAGTGCCAGTGGCCAATAATCATTTTTCACAGATTTGTGTAAACATCCAGTAAACAACTTGTAAATGTCTTCTTTCTCTTTACAATTACAGAGAAAAAGGCGAAAGTGTGCTTGTGTTGGTTTATTGTGTTCCCTTGTTTGCTCTACATGTGTAATTTGAGCTATGACTACTATAGTTGGCAAACAAAGCCATTGTGACAACTTCCAAATGACAACCAGCTCTGACCTCACCTTTGCAAAATATTTGCCAGGATGGCACCATTTCCTGTTGTACCTAGAATGAACGACATGTCATATATACCGTAGTACAAGCAAAAACATGTCGTTCATTCAAGTTGCCTCTACATACTTGCAAAACCGGATCTTTATCTTTAAGAGGAAAGACATGGGAAATTTAATGATATCTTGggattttaaagggacagttcagccaaattcagttcagtcattatttactcacccttaagttgttccaaatctgtataaatttctttgttctgatgaacaaagagaaagatatttggacgaatgactgccatagtaggaaaaattacaattgtaGTCCAAAGTTGTTTagctacattctttaaaatatcttcttttgtgtttaacagaagaaagatatttataaataaaatgttcctactt
The Triplophysa rosa linkage group LG7, Trosa_1v2, whole genome shotgun sequence genome window above contains:
- the ap1m3 gene encoding adaptor related protein complex 1 subunit mu 3, translating into MAASAIFILDLKGKVLICRNYMGNIDINVIDNFMPIMMKSEDDADLSPVVIHGSTHFLWIKHSNLYLVAITKKNTNAALVYSFLYKIVEVFTEYFKSMEEESIRDNFVTVYELMDEVMDFGFPQTTDSKILLEYITQQGHKLEVGAPRPPATVTNAVSWRSEGIKYRKNEVFMDVIESVNLLVSATGSILRSEILGSIKLKTVLSGMPELRLGLNDKVLFEITGREKNKSVELEDVKFHQCVRLSRFENDRTISFIPPDGESELMSYRLNTTVKPLIWIESVIERFSHSRVEIKVKARSQFKSRSTANNVSILVPVPSDADSPKFKTTTGQAKWVPEKNAVEWNIKSFPGGKEFMMRAHFGLPSVESDTMEAKRPITVKFEIPYFTVSGIQVRYLKIIEKSGYQALPWVRYITQSGDYQLRTN